A portion of the Micromonospora vinacea genome contains these proteins:
- a CDS encoding molybdopterin oxidoreductase: MHTTPRFLQGVYSFEGKGLDRPGLVDGTLSYVVPGGVVAQPVYFRGGNASDELICVLLMRDGQPMRYFPIGAKSDVHVPLRVVEDLDSGTGIEVHVAAPAGVSGTVIVDLGLVEV; the protein is encoded by the coding sequence TCCCCGTTTCTTGCAAGGCGTCTACAGCTTTGAGGGCAAGGGCCTCGACCGGCCCGGGCTCGTCGACGGCACGCTCAGCTACGTGGTGCCAGGCGGCGTCGTTGCCCAGCCGGTCTACTTCCGGGGCGGCAATGCCAGTGATGAGCTGATCTGTGTCCTGCTCATGCGCGACGGCCAGCCGATGCGGTACTTCCCGATCGGCGCCAAGTCCGACGTCCACGTGCCGCTGCGGGTGGTCGAGGACCTCGACTCCGGCACCGGTATCGAGGTGCACGTGGCGGCGCCCGCCGGGGTGTCCGGCACCGTGATCGTCGACCTGGGGCTGGTCGAGGTCTGA